Proteins encoded within one genomic window of Scheffersomyces stipitis CBS 6054 chromosome 3, complete sequence:
- the RPC31 gene encoding DNA-directed RNA polymerase III subunit, HMG-like produces MSFRNRNAGKALLPFGLDYSDVLNTDHGTEKPQLVLPVNGPVKESEELAAKQSISFANLMSDGPFYTGSLQDMNKIDSKGDHTLSNTAPDGIQRYSDKYKKAKKIGRTIEEHPYQLEFFPDELYSVMGISNKQKKKLLSLSTFKSNGGLAEYNISSSNGDEADMANSMLEKLKSMAEELDDGNENKEDDADEIEEDIDDEFDEDEDDDYNAEKYFDDGDDDGMDAGGDEEAAF; encoded by the coding sequence ATGTCTTTCCGGAACAGAAATGCCGGCAAAGCATTGCTACCATTTGGACTCGACTACAGCGATGTTCTCAACACAGATCATGGCACCGAGAAGCCACAACTAGTACTTCCTGTGAATGGCCCCGTGAAAGAAAGCGAAGAGTTGGCAGCCAAACAGTCGATTTCGTTTGCAAATTTGATGTCTGACGGACCGTTTTACACAGGTAGCTTACAAGACATGAATAAGATAGACTCGAAAGGGGATCATACCTTGAGCAATACTGCTCCCGATGGCATACAGCGATATTCAgacaagtacaagaaggCGAAGAAGATAGGCAGAACCATCGAAGAGCATCCGTATCAGCTTGAATTCTTTCCCGATGAGCTTTATTCGGTGATGGGAATAAGCaacaaacagaagaagaagctttTGTCACTTTCCACGTTTAAGTCTAATGGAGGTTTGGCTGAATATAACATCTCCAGTAGTAATGGTGATGAAGCAGACATGGCCAACTCCATgcttgaaaagttgaaaagtaTGGCCGAAGAATTGGACgatggaaatgaaaataaaGAGGACGATGCTGATGAAATCGAGGAGGATATAGACGACGAgtttgatgaagacgaggaCGACGACTATAATGCCGAAAAGTACTTTGATGATGGAGACGACGATGGTATGGACGCTGGCGGAGACGAAGAGGCAGCCTTttaa
- the RRP9 gene encoding part of small (ribosomal) subunit (SSU) processosome (contains U3 snoRNA) (Rrp9p is an ortholog of the Homo sapiens U3-55k protein the Homo sapiens cDNA partially complements a yeast rrp9 null mutant.) codes for MAGDPFLSDPSRKRKRSTKLTSRVNKSSRNSTPSNNNRYPENDEEISGDSDTDEEINEQVDEEIDDDVMSSDEEFADENATEKRRRLAKQYLENLKNDEGQDQDFDAQDLDDDIVSRRLQVDVAESKGYVYKFVGNKISSQIDDNIQIITTRIGSKNLTSLAVRYPSLYTVSKDSELIKWDISVENKKPVRIRHVKGGHKYFNVNTSNVSLNHHWDQINCVAASSDGKYVVTGGNDARLIIWSSENLACLKVLETRVAVNSITFRRNSDQLYAACADLKIRTYSINQFTQLEVLYGHQDNISDISALARETCVSVGSRDKTAMFWKIAEESRLTFRAGDSSDKKKKRAKKTEEPVEPVEEAAFHNEGSVEVVSMADESHFVTGSDNGNVALWSLAKKKALFTQRLAHGLQPQFLPSEASAETSVEVASRQVPERLPYWITAVHSVPYSDVFFTGSFDGTVRAWKLDNDRLNSFQLLGEIANVNGCVVKIDSAEIPELKKLAVYVLVSKEHKFGRWLGKLKGGRNALLSFTFDI; via the coding sequence ATGGCTGGAGATCCATTCTTGTCAGATCCACTGCGGAAAAGAAAACGTTCTACCAAACTTACCAGTCGAGTGAATAAGTCCAGTCGAAATTCTACACCTAGTAACAATAATAGATACCCAGAAAATGATGAGGAAATCAGTGGAGATAGCGACACTGATGAGGAAATAAATGAGCAAGTTGATGAGGAGATTGATGACGATGTTATGTCATCTGATGAAGAGTTTGCTGACGAAAATGCCAcagaaaaaagaagaagattggcCAAACAAtatttggaaaacttgaaaaatgatGAAGGTCAGGACCAGGACTTCGATGCCCAAGACCTAGACGACGATATTGTTTCACGTAGATTGCAGGTAGATGTGGCCGAAAGCAAAGGTTATGTTTACAAATTCGTAGGCAACAAGATTCTGTCTCAGATCGACGACAACATCCAGATCATCACCACGAGAATAGGTCTGAAGAACTTGACCAGTTTGGCTGTACGTTATCCAAGCTTGTATACTGTCTCCAAAGATTCtgagttgatcaagtgGGACATCTCTGTGGAGAACAAAAAGCCCGTGAGAATAAGACACGTGAAAGGAGGACACAAATACTTCAACGTGAATACATCAAATGTCAGTCTCAATCACCACTGGGACCAGATCAACTGTGTGGCGGCTTCTTCAGATGGCAAGTATGTAGTAACTGGAGGCAACGATGCTCGTTTGATCATTTGGTCCTCTGAGAACTTGGCATGTTTAAAAGTTTTGGAAACTAGAGTCGCTGTCAACTCCATCACTTTCCGTAGAAACTCGGACCAGTTGTATGCTGCCTGTGCAGATTTAAAAATCAGAACATACTCCATCAACCAGTTTACTCAGCTAGAAGTTCTCTATGGGCATCAAGACAACATTTCCGATATTTCAGCCTTGGCTAGAGAAACTTGTGTATCTGTAGGGTCTCGTGACAAGACGGCGATGTTCTGGAAAATCGCTGAGGAGTCCCGTCTCACATTCAGAGCTGGAGATTCACtggataagaagaagaaaagggCTAAAAAGACGgaagaaccagttgaacCTGTAGAAGAGGCGGCTTTCCATAATGAAGGATCTGTGGAGGTAGTGTCGATGGCTGATGAGTCTCACTTTGTCACAGGATCAGATAATGGGAATGTTGCTTTATGGTCTTTAGCCAAAAAGAAAGCATTATTTACTCAGCGATTGGCTCATGGCTTACAGCCCCAATTCTTACCCTCTGAAGCTTCTGCTGAAACATCTGTAGAAGTGGCTAGTCGTCAAGTACCAGAACGACTTCCCTACTGGATCACAGCAGTTCACAGTGTACCATATAGTGATGTTTTTTTTACAGGCTCTTTCGACGGAACTGTAAGAGCATGGAAGCTCGACAACGACCGGTTGAATTCGTTCCAATTGCTTGGTGAAATTGCCAACGTCAATGGATGTGTGGTGAAAATTGATTCAGCCGAGATTCCTGAACTCAAGAAATTGGCTGTGTATGTTCTTGTCTCTAAAGAACACAAGTTTGGAAGATGGTTGGGCAAGCTCAAGGGAGGCAGAAATGCTTTGCTCAGCTTCACTTTTGATATCTAA